The Macaca mulatta isolate MMU2019108-1 chromosome 9, T2T-MMU8v2.0, whole genome shotgun sequence genomic sequence CTAGGCCGGCCCACGCAGTCTGAATAGGCTACCGAATGCTCCACCAATGGCTTATAATGCAGAACGACCTGTTTCTATCACTGCAGGACGGGATTGTAAGATTTTCTTATCCCGCCTTGGCTGCAGAGTCCCATTCCCGTCCAACTCAAAGCACTAGGACAATGCTGGATGTGATCGATGTTCCATGAGTATCCGCAGAACCAAATAATAAGTGGGTGATGGTGCCTCCTGGGTGTGGGCAGCCTCTCGTACTAATTTGATAGCTTCAAGGAGTTCACAAACTGCAGGGTGGGTGAAGAATTCGTTTGACAACCATagaaacagatgaaaaacaaTTCCCACCGAGTCTCCAAACGGCCCTGTGCACTGAGAATGCCGAGCCACGAGAATATACACCTTGACGCACCTTCACACTGCTATCGGTCTGAATGGCTCATTAGCAGAACCTTAGGGGTACCGCCTACGTGTCCTCTAAAAGGTTTTTATCCTACACATAAACTTTTTACAAGAGTTCAAGACCTAATACTGAAGACGAATTTCCTAAGAAACTCAGTGCTCCTTGTGGGGTATACAAAGCTAGGGCCTTCCCCTACAAACACCATAGAAAGCCCCTGAGTGACGGACGCGCCCAGGTGCCGGGATGGGGGATGCTTTGGAAAGTGCTCCAGGAAGAGCAtccacacagcagccagcagAGCCGCGGTCCCAGGCCACATCCGAGGCCGACCTTCCGTGGGCCCAGCCATTCCTATGAGCACCGAGGGCAGTCCTGGTGCCGACCCGGAGGTGGCGGCCTGCACCTGGGACCTGTGCATCTGTGGCCGGCTGCCCAGGCGAGTGGGAACTAGCAACAATGCCCTGAGTCCCCAGCTCTGCCAGCCTCCTCTGTGCTTGAGGATGGCCCATAAAAGAGGAAAACTGGCCCACGCCCAGTGAGGAGGTAGGTTCCGTAGAACAGCGCAGGGTCACACCCACAATTGTGACCTGAGACGCAGGCCTTCCCAACACCTTGGAAACATTATCCAGGATGCAGAAGAGAAGCCTACACAGCATTGCAGGAAGGGACTCGAAGGAGCGTTGTTCTATCTACAGCAATCACGCTGCTTCAGAGGAACAGGCAGAGTCCTCACCCGGGCAATGCTGGGCACAACGGGGGCAGTCATGGCCCGGACCCCGCATGCAACTCAGTTGTAGGAGAGGTAATCAATGAGCCGGGGTGGGATGTTTAACTTGGCGATCTTCTCCAGCCCTCGGACGCCAGTGGCCTTCCTCAAGCTCACCCTGCAGAGTTGCGACAGAGTCAGAGGTGTCTCTGAAAAAGGGAACAAGGAAGGACATGAGGTTAATTTCAGGAAGGAGCACAACACCTGCAACCGAATACAAACTCAGACAGAATCGAAAATGCCTCCCTTTCCCCTGGAACCGGGATGTGTCCTGCAGGCCTCCTCTGGAAGGACAGCCAGGAACCCGAGGAAAGGAGCCCAGGAAATGAAATTCGGGGCGTGATGTCCACTGGGATTGCCTTTTGTGGGGTTTGGgggtttgtttggttttaaggttttttgttttttgttctgagacagagtctcgctctgtcgcccaggctggagtgcaatggcacaatcttggctcactgcaacctccacctcctgcattcaagcaattcacctgcctcaacctcccaagtagctgggactacaggcacccactaccatgcccgcctaatttttatatttttagtagagacagggtttcaccaagttggccaggctggtctgaaactgctgaactcaggtgatctgcccgcctcagcctcccaaagtgctaggattataggtgtgagccaccgcacctttTCAAAACCATGGTTTTGGTTTCTCGAGCCACGGCATTATATTTCAGCACCCAAATTTGTCATCAAACAACTATATCTGCAGCTAGGAGGCTCATCTGTCAAATGTCCGGCACAGGAGGCACAGGTCTGGTTCCTGAGCAGGTGTCAGCCACAGCTTCTGCTGCTCCAGGCCACAGGCCACAGGGAACCCAGGGAGAGCTGGGGCAGCAGCACAAACAGCCCCCGCAAAGTGCCTAAGGGTCTGTCCTAGTGCAGAGGACAGGAGCCACGACGAACAGCCTAGCTCTCAATGGAAGCCCGCAGGGAGCCGGCATATCAGGGGTCCAGGCTGAAGGCTGGAGGGGATAGGGCGGGCTCGGTGGGGCGCCTCACTTTCGTAGTACTCCAGGCACTTGGCGGGAGCGCTGCTGCTCCACGTGTAGTCAGACGGCTTCTTCCCACGGTTGTCCCG encodes the following:
- the LOC144331062 gene encoding uncharacterized protein LOC144331062 is translated as MLCRLLFCILDNVSKVLGRPASQVTIVGVTLRCSTEPTSSLGVGQFSSFMGHPQAQRRLAELGTQGIVASSHSPGQPATDAQVPGAGRHLRVGTRTALGAHRNGWAHGRSASDVAWDRGSAGCCVDALPGALSKASPIPAPGRVRHSGAFYGVCRGRP